Proteins from a genomic interval of Tepidisphaeraceae bacterium:
- a CDS encoding nucleotide pyrophosphatase/phosphodiesterase family protein → MTTPHPTGRPWLPLRFNYPSTAEPVTLPGTVHKTVVLNVVGLTPDLIGPHTPRLAAFAKANPPIGIGHVLPAVTCSVQSTYLTGKWPAEHGIVGNGWYFRDECEVKFWRQSNKLVQSPKLWEMAKAIDPTFTCANHFWWYNMYSSVDYSVTPRPMYPADGRKVPDVYTHPTELRDELQATFGTFPLFQFWGPATDIKVSQWIADAAIHTDRKYDPTLTLIYLPHLDYGLQRHGPDLAKVATDLADIDRVCGGLIDHYQGKNARIVILSEYGIYPVSRPIHINRLFRERGWIAVRREMGRDVFDAGASRAFAAVDHQLAHVYVNDGSILNDVRALLESTPGVAQVLDRDAQQAVHLNHDRSGELVAVADHDAWFTYYYWLYDADRPDYANTVDIHRKPGYDPVELFLDPAIRNPKLKIGLTLAKKKLGMRTLMEVIPTDATLVKGSHGVAPRRAGEGPMLMTNARKIGVSEMLPATDVCNVLMRHLID, encoded by the coding sequence ATGACAACACCCCACCCGACCGGTCGACCCTGGCTGCCCCTACGGTTCAACTACCCGAGCACGGCCGAACCGGTTACCTTGCCCGGTACCGTGCATAAGACCGTCGTCCTGAACGTCGTTGGCTTGACCCCCGATCTCATCGGCCCCCACACCCCGCGCCTGGCGGCGTTCGCGAAGGCGAATCCACCAATCGGCATCGGGCATGTGTTGCCGGCGGTGACGTGCAGCGTGCAGTCGACCTACCTGACCGGCAAATGGCCGGCGGAGCACGGTATCGTGGGCAACGGGTGGTACTTCCGCGACGAGTGCGAAGTGAAGTTCTGGCGGCAATCGAACAAGCTGGTGCAGTCGCCCAAGCTGTGGGAGATGGCCAAGGCGATCGACCCGACGTTCACGTGTGCGAACCACTTCTGGTGGTACAACATGTACTCGTCGGTCGACTACTCCGTCACCCCCCGCCCGATGTACCCCGCCGACGGCCGGAAGGTGCCGGACGTGTACACGCACCCGACCGAACTGCGCGACGAACTTCAGGCGACCTTCGGTACGTTCCCGCTGTTCCAGTTCTGGGGCCCCGCGACCGACATCAAGGTGTCGCAGTGGATCGCTGACGCCGCGATCCACACCGATCGCAAGTACGACCCCACGCTGACGCTGATCTACCTGCCCCACCTGGATTACGGCCTGCAGCGGCACGGGCCGGACCTGGCGAAGGTCGCGACGGACCTGGCCGACATCGACCGCGTCTGTGGCGGGCTGATCGACCACTACCAAGGCAAGAACGCGCGGATCGTCATCCTGTCCGAGTACGGCATTTACCCGGTAAGTCGGCCGATCCACATCAACCGGCTGTTCCGCGAGCGCGGGTGGATCGCCGTTCGGCGTGAGATGGGCCGGGACGTGTTCGACGCCGGCGCAAGTCGGGCATTCGCAGCCGTCGATCATCAGCTGGCGCATGTTTATGTGAATGATGGGTCGATCCTGAACGACGTGCGGGCGCTGCTCGAATCGACGCCCGGCGTGGCGCAGGTGTTAGACCGCGACGCCCAGCAGGCCGTCCATCTAAACCACGACCGCAGCGGCGAACTGGTCGCGGTGGCGGACCACGATGCGTGGTTCACCTACTACTATTGGCTGTACGATGCCGACCGGCCCGACTATGCCAACACGGTCGACATCCACCGCAAGCCGGGCTACGACCCGGTCGAACTGTTCCTGGACCCGGCCATCCGCAACCCGAAGCTGAAGATCGGGCTGACGCTGGCAAAGAAAAAGCTGGGGATGCGGACGTTGATGGAAGTCATCCCGACCGACGCGACCTTGGTCAAAGGATCGCACGGTGTTGCGCCGCGGCGCGCTGGGGAAGGACCCATGTTAATGACGAACGCGCGAAAAATCGGCGTGTCGGAGATGCTGCCGGCGACCGACGTCTGCAACGTCTTAATGCGCCACTTAATAGACTAA
- a CDS encoding sigma-54 dependent transcriptional regulator: protein MVSQGRVLVVEDNETERRAISQLLKAEGYTVFGSESADKALSYLEENIDVVLSDLYMGDVSGIDLLQLWKKQRPETQFILVTGHSSVNSAVEAMKAGAFDYVTKPINLDELVLSIKRAIDGLQKDKELANLRERVDQKFGFDNIVGQSKQMNDVFAKVRRAAPVDSTVLILGESGTGKELIAQALHHNSPRKKGPFVAVNCAAVPATLVESELFGHVKGAFTGATDRRVGRFEQADGGTLFIDEIGDFEIGLQAKLLRVLETLLVTPVGGHEDRKVNVRVVAATSRDIRKMVEDGTFREDLFYRLNVVQILLPPLRTRNDDIPILVDHFLKEISQNKHTAPRRVSPEVMRRLANYRWPGNVRELRNALESMMVLADGELLTENDLPERIMQSAVETTTPKEVPTGLTMEELEKLAITKALDHCNGNRTHAAGKLGISVRTLQRKLSQYALEQRAKPFVKDMLTEV, encoded by the coding sequence ATGGTCAGCCAAGGTCGTGTACTGGTTGTTGAAGATAACGAAACGGAACGGCGAGCGATTAGCCAACTGCTGAAGGCGGAAGGTTACACGGTGTTCGGCTCCGAAAGCGCCGATAAGGCCCTCAGCTATCTGGAAGAGAACATCGACGTCGTCCTTAGCGACCTCTACATGGGGGACGTCAGCGGTATCGATTTGTTGCAGCTCTGGAAAAAGCAGCGGCCCGAAACGCAGTTCATCCTCGTCACCGGTCACAGCAGTGTGAACTCGGCGGTCGAGGCGATGAAGGCGGGGGCGTTCGACTACGTCACCAAGCCGATCAACCTCGACGAGCTCGTCCTGTCCATTAAGCGGGCGATCGACGGGCTGCAGAAGGACAAGGAACTGGCCAATCTGCGCGAGCGGGTCGACCAGAAGTTCGGCTTCGACAACATCGTCGGCCAATCGAAGCAGATGAACGACGTGTTCGCCAAGGTCCGCAGGGCGGCGCCGGTGGATAGCACGGTGCTGATTCTGGGTGAGAGCGGCACCGGTAAGGAGCTGATCGCCCAGGCGTTGCACCACAACAGCCCGCGCAAGAAGGGCCCGTTCGTCGCGGTGAACTGCGCCGCGGTGCCGGCCACGCTGGTGGAAAGCGAACTGTTCGGCCACGTGAAGGGGGCGTTCACCGGCGCCACCGATCGCCGGGTTGGCCGGTTTGAACAGGCCGACGGTGGCACGCTGTTCATCGACGAAATTGGCGACTTCGAGATCGGCCTGCAGGCCAAGCTGCTGCGCGTGCTCGAGACGCTGCTGGTGACACCGGTGGGCGGGCACGAGGACCGCAAGGTGAACGTGCGCGTGGTGGCCGCCACGAGTCGCGACATTCGCAAGATGGTGGAAGATGGCACGTTCCGCGAGGACTTGTTCTACCGCTTGAACGTCGTGCAGATCTTGCTGCCCCCGCTGCGCACGCGTAACGACGACATCCCGATCCTGGTCGATCACTTCCTGAAGGAGATCAGCCAGAACAAGCACACCGCCCCCCGGCGGGTGTCCCCAGAGGTCATGCGCCGCCTGGCGAACTACCGCTGGCCCGGCAACGTCCGCGAGCTGCGCAACGCGCTGGAAAGCATGATGGTACTGGCCGACGGCGAGCTGCTGACCGAGAACGACCTGCCCGAGCGCATCATGCAGAGCGCCGTCGAAACGACCACTCCCAAGGAAGTGCCGACTGGCCTGACGATGGAAGAGCTGGAAAAGCTCGCGATCACCAAGGCCTTGGACCACTGCAACGGCAACCGTACGCACGCCGCTGGAAAGCTGGGGATCTCGGTCCGCACGCTTCAGCGGAAGCTGAGCCAGTATGCGTTGGAACAACGGGCTAAACCGTTCGTGAAGGACATGCTGACTGAAGTGTAG
- a CDS encoding nucleotidyltransferase family protein, whose product MPDDLLIAILAAGASRRLGQPKQLVSLNGETLLHRQCRVAHESGLGPVGVVLGCQFDACATAIADLPVAVVRNEQWEEGLAASVRCAAQAAIDGGAAALMLLQCDQYRITSADLRSLHHAWRATPANACFSADGDYVGPPAIVPAAMFPDLLSLRGEQGARAIFRNGTRASPAYVTLPNASFDLDDAAQLKALLAVKPSVSS is encoded by the coding sequence ATGCCTGACGACCTGCTGATCGCCATCCTCGCCGCGGGCGCATCGCGGCGATTGGGGCAACCGAAACAACTGGTATCGCTGAACGGCGAGACGCTGCTGCACCGGCAATGCCGCGTGGCCCACGAGTCGGGCCTTGGCCCCGTTGGCGTTGTGCTCGGCTGTCAGTTCGATGCGTGCGCCACCGCGATCGCCGACTTGCCGGTGGCGGTTGTTCGAAACGAACAATGGGAAGAAGGTTTGGCCGCCTCGGTGCGATGCGCCGCCCAAGCAGCCATCGACGGTGGCGCGGCCGCCCTGATGTTGCTGCAGTGCGACCAGTACCGCATCACGTCCGCGGACCTTCGTTCGCTCCATCACGCGTGGCGGGCGACGCCGGCGAACGCGTGCTTCTCGGCCGATGGTGATTACGTGGGACCGCCCGCGATCGTGCCGGCGGCGATGTTTCCGGATCTGCTTTCGCTGCGCGGCGAACAGGGCGCTCGCGCCATCTTTCGCAACGGAACCCGTGCGTCGCCGGCTTACGTCACGCTGCCGAACGCATCGTTTGACTTGGACGATGCGGCGCAGCTGAAGGCATTGCTGGCGGTGAAGCCAAGCGTAAGCAGTTGA
- a CDS encoding FAD binding domain-containing protein, whose product MQTFEWVDAKSVQQAANLLAETKPDRLVMAKAGGMDLLDLMKEGVIAPARLINLKTIDGLRDIKVDKDGLSLGALVTLHRIDNDPQIRQQYVALAEAAGHAATPQVRNAATIGGNLLQKPRCWYYRHDHFHNVEGDALERVKAGQNQYHAIFDNNETAMVQASTPATALVAYDAGVELTDGDGKTRSVKLTDFFLPPDMQRPVDAKIEPGEVLTRVLVPSLPAGAKAAYHKQTERESYDWPICDVAVVMVMDGDKVGSCSIVMGWVAPVPRHATAAEEMLVGHPITEDLARRAATAAVQGATPLSKNGYKVALLETVVRRTILKAAEMA is encoded by the coding sequence ATGCAAACCTTCGAATGGGTCGACGCCAAGTCGGTGCAGCAGGCCGCCAACCTGCTGGCGGAGACGAAGCCGGACCGGCTCGTGATGGCCAAGGCGGGCGGCATGGATCTGCTGGACCTGATGAAGGAAGGCGTGATCGCGCCGGCGCGGTTGATCAACCTGAAGACGATCGACGGCCTGCGCGACATCAAGGTCGACAAAGACGGCCTGTCGCTCGGCGCGCTCGTCACGCTGCATCGCATCGACAACGACCCGCAGATCCGCCAGCAATACGTCGCGCTCGCCGAAGCCGCCGGTCATGCCGCCACACCGCAGGTACGCAACGCGGCGACGATCGGTGGCAACCTGCTGCAGAAGCCGCGCTGCTGGTACTACCGGCACGACCACTTCCACAACGTGGAAGGCGATGCGCTGGAACGCGTGAAGGCCGGGCAGAACCAGTATCACGCGATCTTCGACAATAACGAGACCGCCATGGTGCAGGCCAGCACGCCCGCGACCGCGCTCGTGGCGTACGATGCCGGTGTCGAACTGACGGACGGTGACGGCAAGACGCGCAGCGTGAAGCTGACCGACTTCTTCCTGCCACCCGACATGCAACGGCCGGTGGATGCGAAGATCGAGCCGGGCGAGGTGCTGACGCGCGTGCTCGTACCATCGCTGCCTGCCGGTGCGAAGGCGGCGTATCACAAGCAGACCGAGCGGGAGAGTTACGACTGGCCCATCTGCGATGTCGCGGTGGTGATGGTGATGGACGGCGACAAGGTTGGCAGCTGTTCGATCGTGATGGGCTGGGTCGCGCCCGTGCCCCGGCACGCGACGGCCGCCGAGGAAATGCTGGTCGGCCACCCGATCACCGAAGACCTCGCCCGCCGGGCCGCCACCGCGGCGGTGCAGGGCGCGACGCCGTTGTCTAAGAACGGGTATAAGGTGGCGCTGCTGGAGACGGTCGTTCGCCGGACGATTCTGAAGGCGGCGGAGATGGCGTGA
- a CDS encoding XdhC family protein yields MRHELPAMIALAERLLNAGEPGTLATLFASRGSTYRPLGSMMVSGPPGLIAGGVSGGCLEEYVARHGRSLTQHQPAEVLSFAADPDGDDGKPILGCGGSIEVLVERLTPIHLDLLRQLQVAHDADAPSLLACTLDVSDGHPTALRQWLTAGTDIDHQAVRTLAARAASDARSSHGPISDNTSVLAHYVPPITRLVICGGGDDARPLADIARSLGWHVSVIDRRARLATADRFTSADQVQAGPWEDVLRAVRLTPRTAVVLMTHSLPDDVAILPLLAARPLAYVGSLGPPHRRQWLIEQASEIAGLPADFIARFRGPIGLNLGDRSAAGIAVAVVADIMATLNDCDARPLSQALPIALPGRHPSLVRNA; encoded by the coding sequence ATGCGGCATGAACTGCCCGCCATGATCGCGCTGGCCGAGCGCCTGCTGAACGCCGGCGAGCCGGGCACGCTCGCGACGCTGTTCGCGTCGCGCGGCTCCACGTATCGGCCGCTCGGCTCGATGATGGTCAGCGGCCCGCCCGGCCTGATCGCCGGTGGCGTGAGTGGCGGCTGCCTGGAGGAATACGTCGCGCGGCACGGCCGATCGCTTACGCAACATCAACCCGCCGAGGTGCTCAGCTTCGCGGCCGACCCGGATGGTGACGACGGCAAACCGATACTGGGCTGCGGCGGGTCGATCGAGGTGCTCGTCGAACGCCTGACGCCAATCCACCTCGACCTGCTGCGGCAGCTGCAAGTGGCCCACGATGCCGACGCGCCTTCGCTGCTCGCCTGCACGCTAGACGTATCCGACGGCCACCCCACCGCGCTCCGCCAGTGGCTGACGGCAGGTACCGACATCGATCATCAGGCCGTTCGCACGTTGGCTGCACGGGCGGCGAGCGACGCCCGAAGCAGTCACGGGCCAATCAGCGATAACACGAGCGTGCTGGCCCACTACGTCCCGCCGATCACGCGGCTCGTCATCTGCGGCGGTGGTGACGACGCTCGGCCGCTCGCCGACATCGCCCGTTCGCTCGGCTGGCATGTGAGCGTAATCGATCGCCGGGCGCGATTGGCGACGGCAGATCGGTTCACGTCCGCCGATCAAGTGCAGGCGGGCCCGTGGGAAGACGTGCTGCGGGCCGTTCGGCTGACGCCGCGCACCGCGGTGGTGTTGATGACGCACAGCCTGCCGGACGACGTCGCGATCCTGCCCCTGCTGGCAGCGCGGCCGCTGGCGTACGTGGGGTCGCTCGGCCCACCGCATCGTCGGCAGTGGCTGATCGAACAGGCGAGCGAGATCGCCGGGTTGCCCGCCGACTTCATCGCACGCTTCCGCGGGCCGATCGGGCTGAACCTGGGCGATCGCTCGGCCGCGGGCATCGCGGTGGCGGTGGTGGCCGACATCATGGCAACGTTGAACGATTGCGACGCCCGGCCACTGTCGCAAGCGTTGCCAATAGCGCTGCCGGGCCGGCACCCATCGCTGGTGCGCAATGCCTGA
- a CDS encoding PAS domain S-box protein, whose translation MTSPDSEPQAAPPTVAAGGDTAIAPTDLLLRQSEGRFRAAFEQAPLGMVLVDLKGRVLRTNEAFCKIVGYPADYLIGNDSSRYTHPDDRQRNIDQLQRLEMAAVGSAVYEKRYVRPDGQVVWAQASLSPVRDDAGEVIGLIALVEDITERKASQDALARSEGQLRLILESVTDHAIFTTDLDGRVTSWNSGAERTFGYAEAEIVGRSETVLWTEADRQAGSDQRERDRARQQGSADDRRWHLRKDGARFFAGGVLHALRDAGGRVVGFVKLCRDETLQQVAEERLRVSAEQRRLALDAAQLGWWQMDANRNVDWDARVRAIYMEPDEEMTYQGVMARIHPEDRPRVDAAVKAAIDPVDPQPYRAEYRVRRTDGSIRWIASSGKAYFDGDGPNRRLLNFVGTAADITDRKVAEQALRASEARFRFLSELSEATRDLTDPESVMAVIARDLGQHLAVSRCAYAEVAPDQEHFTIRHDYVDGCASTTGDYVLSLFGPRAASDQREGRTLIVHDVDGELPSGEGAEMFNAIGIKAIVCCPLIRGGRLAAMMAVHQTTPRRWQQEEISLIEAVVERSWAYIERARTARALLQSEANFRLLADAMPQIVWAAQPDGTLDYYNSRWFAYIGLPAHAIAHATWDRYVHPDDLPGTYHSWKRSLTTGDDYTVEFRVRGASGEYRWFLARALPIRDADGTVVRWFGTCTDVHDQKLLQEQNERLLASERATRAELERQGQMKDDFLATLSHELRTPLNAIVGWSQILRSGTSDPSDLAEGLATIDRNARAQSQIIDDLLDMSRIISGKVRLDVQRVNLANVVNSAVETVRPAANAKGVRLVVVIDPAAGPVSGDPNRLQQVIWNLLSNALKFTPRGGRVQLVLQRVDSHVELSVVDTGIGIEPDFLPYVFDRFRQADSSTTRQFGGLGLGLSIVKQLVELHGGTVRVNSAGRDSGTTFAVSLPLTALHPETDSDAERRHPTGGPDFDRMMEACQNLTGVRVLVVDDEPDARALVKRLLDECGAQVSIASSVDAAMAEFARAVPDVLVSDIGMPNEDGYSLIRQVRAMGPAQGGNLPALALTAYARAEDRVKAIRAGYQMHVVKPVDPTELITMVASLAGRMR comes from the coding sequence ATGACGTCACCCGATTCCGAACCCCAAGCCGCGCCACCCACCGTGGCCGCCGGTGGCGACACCGCCATCGCGCCAACCGACTTGTTGCTGCGCCAAAGCGAGGGGCGCTTCCGCGCCGCGTTCGAGCAGGCGCCGCTGGGCATGGTGCTGGTGGACCTGAAGGGGCGGGTGCTGCGAACCAACGAGGCGTTCTGCAAGATCGTCGGTTACCCCGCCGACTACCTGATCGGCAACGACAGCTCGCGTTACACCCACCCCGACGACCGCCAGCGCAACATCGACCAACTGCAGCGCCTCGAGATGGCCGCCGTCGGCAGCGCGGTGTACGAAAAGCGATACGTTCGGCCGGACGGTCAGGTCGTCTGGGCGCAGGCGAGCCTCTCGCCCGTACGCGACGACGCCGGCGAGGTGATCGGCCTCATCGCGCTCGTGGAGGACATCACCGAGCGCAAGGCATCGCAGGACGCGCTTGCGCGCAGCGAGGGGCAGCTGCGCCTCATCCTGGAAAGCGTGACGGACCACGCGATCTTCACGACCGACCTCGATGGCCGCGTGACCAGTTGGAACAGTGGCGCCGAGCGGACGTTCGGCTACGCCGAGGCCGAGATCGTCGGACGAAGTGAGACCGTCCTCTGGACCGAGGCCGACCGCCAGGCCGGCAGCGACCAGCGCGAGCGCGACAGGGCCCGGCAACAGGGCAGTGCCGACGACCGCCGGTGGCACTTGCGGAAGGACGGCGCGCGCTTCTTCGCCGGCGGCGTGCTGCACGCGCTGCGCGACGCGGGCGGCCGGGTCGTGGGCTTCGTGAAGCTCTGCCGCGACGAGACGCTGCAGCAGGTCGCCGAGGAGCGCTTGCGCGTGTCGGCCGAGCAGCGCCGGCTCGCGCTCGACGCGGCACAGCTGGGCTGGTGGCAGATGGACGCCAACCGCAACGTCGACTGGGACGCCCGCGTGCGCGCGATCTACATGGAGCCGGACGAGGAGATGACCTACCAGGGCGTGATGGCCCGCATCCATCCGGAGGACCGCCCGCGCGTGGATGCGGCCGTGAAGGCCGCGATCGACCCGGTCGACCCGCAGCCGTACCGCGCGGAATATCGCGTGCGTCGCACGGACGGCAGCATCCGCTGGATCGCGTCATCGGGCAAGGCCTACTTCGACGGTGACGGCCCGAACCGCCGGCTGCTGAACTTCGTCGGCACCGCCGCCGACATCACCGATCGCAAGGTCGCCGAGCAGGCGCTGCGCGCCAGCGAGGCGCGCTTCCGCTTCCTTAGCGAGCTCAGCGAGGCCACGCGCGACCTGACCGACCCCGAGTCGGTCATGGCGGTGATCGCGCGCGACCTTGGTCAGCACTTGGCCGTCAGCCGATGCGCTTACGCGGAAGTGGCGCCGGACCAGGAACACTTCACGATTCGCCACGATTACGTGGACGGCTGCGCAAGCACCACCGGCGATTACGTGCTGTCGCTCTTCGGCCCGCGCGCCGCCAGCGACCAGCGCGAGGGGCGCACGCTGATCGTGCACGACGTGGACGGGGAGCTGCCTTCCGGCGAGGGGGCCGAGATGTTCAACGCGATCGGCATCAAGGCGATCGTCTGCTGCCCGCTGATCCGCGGTGGACGATTGGCGGCGATGATGGCGGTGCACCAGACCACGCCGCGCCGCTGGCAGCAGGAGGAGATCTCGCTGATCGAAGCGGTCGTCGAGCGATCGTGGGCGTACATCGAGCGCGCCCGCACGGCCCGCGCGCTGCTGCAGAGCGAGGCGAACTTCCGCCTGCTGGCCGACGCCATGCCGCAGATCGTGTGGGCCGCGCAGCCCGACGGCACGCTGGACTACTACAACAGCCGCTGGTTTGCCTACATCGGCCTGCCCGCGCACGCGATCGCCCATGCCACGTGGGACCGCTACGTCCACCCGGACGACCTGCCCGGCACCTACCATTCGTGGAAGCGCAGCCTGACGACCGGCGACGACTACACCGTTGAGTTCCGCGTGCGCGGCGCGAGCGGTGAGTACCGCTGGTTCCTGGCCCGCGCGTTGCCGATTCGCGACGCGGACGGAACGGTCGTGCGCTGGTTCGGCACCTGCACCGACGTGCACGACCAGAAGCTGCTTCAGGAACAGAACGAGCGCCTGCTGGCCAGCGAGCGCGCGACCCGCGCTGAACTGGAACGCCAGGGGCAAATGAAGGACGACTTCCTCGCCACGCTGTCGCACGAGCTGCGCACGCCGTTGAACGCGATCGTCGGTTGGTCGCAGATCCTGCGCAGCGGCACGTCCGACCCGAGCGATTTAGCCGAGGGCCTGGCGACGATCGACCGCAACGCGCGGGCGCAGTCGCAGATCATCGACGACCTGCTCGACATGAGCCGCATCATCAGTGGCAAGGTGCGGCTGGACGTGCAGCGCGTGAACCTGGCGAACGTCGTGAACAGCGCCGTCGAGACGGTGCGGCCAGCCGCCAACGCCAAGGGCGTGCGCCTGGTGGTGGTGATCGACCCGGCGGCCGGGCCGGTCAGCGGCGACCCCAACCGGTTGCAGCAGGTGATCTGGAACCTGCTCAGCAACGCGCTGAAGTTCACGCCGCGCGGCGGGCGCGTGCAGCTGGTGCTGCAGCGCGTCGATTCGCACGTCGAACTGAGCGTGGTCGACACCGGCATCGGCATCGAACCCGACTTCCTGCCCTACGTCTTCGACCGCTTCCGCCAGGCCGACTCGTCCACCACGCGCCAGTTCGGTGGCCTGGGGCTGGGCCTGAGCATCGTCAAGCAACTCGTCGAACTGCACGGCGGCACCGTGCGCGTGAACAGCGCCGGTCGCGACAGCGGCACGACCTTCGCGGTCTCGCTGCCACTGACCGCGCTGCACCCCGAGACCGATTCGGACGCCGAACGCCGCCATCCGACCGGTGGGCCCGACTTCGATCGCATGATGGAGGCCTGCCAGAACCTGACCGGCGTGCGCGTGCTGGTGGTGGACGACGAGCCCGACGCGCGAGCGCTGGTGAAACGCCTGCTGGACGAGTGCGGCGCCCAGGTGAGCATCGCATCGTCGGTCGACGCTGCGATGGCCGAATTTGCGCGCGCCGTGCCCGACGTGCTCGTGAGCGACATCGGCATGCCCAACGAGGACGGCTACTCCCTGATCCGCCAGGTGCGCGCGATGGGCCCCGCCCAAGGCGGCAACCTGCCCGCGCTGGCCCTGACCGCCTACGCCCGTGCCGAGGATCGCGTGAAGGCGATCCGCGCCGGCTACCAGATGCACGTGGTAAAACCCGTCGACCCGACCGAACTCATCACCATGGTCGCCAGCCTCGCGGGGCGCATGCGGTGA